The nucleotide window cgttcttgttcgccttcggACCAcctttgccggacttgaccgactcagcgtcgctgtccgtcatcgtagatcgtagatcgtcgaggctctagatacaaattgttggcttttgaacgtgcgtatgcagctgtacaggcgtgccaacgcgattcttgctttggccggctacttgacggaacttgcgtaactagcgacacgaataaaactgatcgatggattagatggctaaaggcccgtgtcgagcctttgctttgtattgcttttcgtttttctggtgttacaatcaacacccctagggtgtcttttatacacgtccacaagggactatgaaaatagactaggactaggaatcctaatactactaggactcggtttgctttctttcctaatcctaaagaaacaacatgattaacttctacagacTTTTGGCAGGATATCTTTTGAGGGTGGAATACAAGGAGTGACTTCATTTTCAACATCACCCCCAGTTTATATGGTACATGTGCTGATTCAAAACATAGCTTCAATTGATGGTGCACAGAGCAAAAAAGAAACCTTTTGCTACCCTTCCAGACTGAATTCAATCTTTCAGATAACTATGGTAGGGCCATGGGTTTCAGGCAGCCATGTTATTATTGGACCGGACTAGGGAGCGGCGCCGCAGGAAAGCCTTGCCGTGCGGCGGCTCCAACAAACTAAGCACGACCTACCATATGCAAGATTcactttgatgtttgaaattcaaaaagttttatctacaaaaccgttaattcaatcgatgatccgttttcatcattgactttctcgcgacgagttcttcgaaactagatcccatgtcgacatgttccgtcaactatttttttcgttcatacttgccacattttttgacTCACTTGCCATATcattaaccacttacttgtctaaaaaaataacttgattgtCATTTTTTAATATTGATTTTGTACAAAGCCTTGTAGTAGTTTTCATCATACATGATATAAAAAGCATGTAGTAGGTTGTGTTTGTCAAAttaaatatgtcaacttgtcatatttacatataAATTTGCCAGAAAACTATTTTGTATGCTTCTTAGTTTTACTGTGCcaagttgtcatatttacaaacgatgaccaaaaaagatttcttgtggtcatcggttttaaatatgttgagttgtcatatttttgcgcGTGATCGCctaaaaaaagttgtttgtgcttgctcgtttgattatgtcgagatgtcatatttatacgcaaTTTCCAAATAATAtgacgattaagttatttttatcacacaagtaagtacttactaatatgacaagtaagtgcaacaaatgtggtaagtacgagaaacaaaaaagttgtcgaaacatgtcgacatgggatctagttttgaagatctcgtcgcgataaAATCAGTggcgaaaacggatcatcgatcgaTAACACTTTTTAAATTTCGGTCATTCAAAACAaatctgcatgcatgcatgacgaaGAGTGTGCCAGCTGCCGCACGCTAATAACAATATGCAGCGCAGTTAGTTAGATTTTCCCGTTATTATTTCCTGCTTTGTTGTTCTTTTActattgttttatttttattttatcctgTTTGGTGCTTAGTCtttccttttcaaaaaaatattttttgtactaTTATTACACCAAACACATCGCACACATATTAAAAAACAGATACTTTTATTCATCACACCAAAGAGTATTAAAGGCCTACATGGCGGCTACATAGGATCTTCTGGAGTAGAAGGACTACTCGATCTCATCTTCTTATTCGAATTGAAAAGAAATACTAGCCTCTATTGCTTAGAGTGGGCGCACGTAGACACCAAGCGCATCAAGATATATACCGCTACGCCCGAAGAACCCAACGATGCTGCTATTCTTCTGCGCGGGTATGGTGAAAGGGGTTCCCTTCGCTTCTCCGAAAGGCCCGTACGTCTTCACATTCGTGATAAATTTCAAGGAAGTTATTATGTTGTGTCGGTCTTTGTCATAAATGCCGAATGTTCCAGAAACTTCCTTCATAAATTCAGAAGCGCCGagcacaaactgcattggaacgaAAAAGAGAAGTACGATTAGTTGCTTATATATGCAAGTGTGAAAATTCCATAAATATTTCTTCGGGGTCCACTGACCGTGTTTTGATTTCCTCCCGAACCTCCCCAGGGTCCAGCGTTGTGCTTCTGTCCAGTCTGGTCAACATAAGAAAATTTGATTGAATCAACAATTGAGCCGCTGCTAACAGTGATGCTCTCCAGACGCCTTGGTACTGCCTCTAAAATGTCTTTATCACCCCCTCCATTTCCACCCCATGGTCCAAGCTTTGTGAGAAGGCTCTACACGGTATAACGATTATATGATATTTTTGTTAAATAAAAGGATCAATGTGCGCAAAAATTGATATCTATATCTTCAAATAAATATGTGGGGTGTTCAACTAACCTCTGATTTCAACACGGGACAAAATCCATGGATTGTGAGTTCTATGATGTTACCGTCACTCCTTTGTTCATGGAGCTTTTTATGAATGACACCATTTGCCATTGCAAACTGTCCCGTCCCACCAACAATAGCCCACTCGCCTTCTTCAACAGATATCCCCATCACTTGAAGCGTTGACCCCTTAAACCTGTACAATGTTCATATATTGTTAGTACATGTATCATGCACCCATAAAAACTGTAATAGGGTACTTCCTAATAATAGAATCAGATGTAGTCTAATTATAATGTATATGAAAATGTGTCACCTAACAAAGATATATAACCATGATTTCTAATTTTGCGACAACTAATGTATATATAACCATGTGTTTGTGTGTGTACGTACCTTTCAATCTCAAAGGTTATGCTGAAAGTATTCTGCCAGTTACCAGCATAGATATGCAGGCCTTGTGCACGCGCAACGACAGTGGCGTCAGGGCTAGGGCCATCACATATCGACCAGTTGTTAACAACAGTCGAACCCAAACCAGTAGTAGCATTCGAGTCTATTATAACTGACTGATTTTGGTTTGAACCGAGGGAAGTGTGGAAAAGGTACAGGTTGCTGAAGTTGAGCTCAGTGATTTCTACAAACGCGGCGCAGGGAGTAATCTGGAAAGTAGCCATGGTGACCGGTGAGTTGGGAGTATGTAGGCTTATGAGATGCTAGTATTGCTTTGTGTGATAACAGGAAGGTTGGGAGTGTTATTTATAGATAGCCAAGGCCAATGCAAGCGTGTCTAGGCTTAGATGGACCGACACTTCCCACGTGttttgtgcttgtgaggatcagCCATATGTACCATGAACACGCTAGGATACGTACAAGGTGAGAACTGTTGGTGCTGACTCACCGTTGTGCATCACGAGCAAGGGAATCACTCGTTTTTAGATATGATGGCAGTAAGAAATAAACGCTCGTACGGGTAACTCGTACTGTACACCTCGTGCA belongs to Hordeum vulgare subsp. vulgare unplaced genomic scaffold, MorexV3_pseudomolecules_assembly, whole genome shotgun sequence and includes:
- the LOC123418463 gene encoding jacalin-related lectin 10-like; amino-acid sequence: MATFQITPCAAFVEITELNFSNLYLFHTSLGSNQNQSVIIDSNATTGLGSTVVNNWSICDGPSPDATVVARAQGLHIYAGNWQNTFSITFEIERFKGSTLQVMGISVEEGEWAIVGGTGQFAMANGVIHKKLHEQRSDGNIIELTIHGFCPVLKSESLLTKLGPWGGNGGGDKDILEAVPRRLESITVSSGSIVDSIKFSYVDQTGQKHNAGPWGGSGGNQNTFVLGASEFMKEVSGTFGIYDKDRHNIITSLKFITNVKTYGPFGEAKGTPFTIPAQKNSSIVGFFGRSGIYLDALGVYVRPL